Below is a genomic region from Flammeovirgaceae bacterium SG7u.111.
CAAGGGCTTTCTATCGGAAATAGATGAATTAAAGAATTAACACAAAAACTATCAAAACGTTAGGACACATATTGTCAAGTACGAAGGTGCTAGCATGGGAAGGGAAAAACCTCGATCAGGCTATCAGCTCACTCTGCTTCGATTCTCGCAAGGCTACAAAAGGCTCTGCGTTTTTCGCTATGCCCGGCACGTTGGTAGATGGCCACGATTACATCGAGAAAGCCATTTCCCTAGGTGCAGTTGCGATAGTTTGCGAAAAAATGCCCGAGCAGCTTGCTCCCAACGTTGCCTATGCCCAAGTGGAAAACGCAGCGAAGGAAATGGGCAAAGCTGCATCTATTTTCTTTGAACATCCTACTCAAAAAATAAAATTGGTGGCTGTAACCGGCACCAATGGAAAAACAACTTCTGTCACTTTACTACACAGGCTTTTCAGGAAACTGGGCTACCATGTGGGGCTTATTTCCACTGTAGAAAACAAAATAGACGAAGAAGTTCTCGACACGAAATATACTACCCCTGATAGTGTAACTCTCAACCAGCTATTGGGCGAGATGGTGGCAAAAGGCTGCACGCACTGCTTTATGGAAGCTAGTTCTCACGCTATTTGGCAAGAAAGAACGGCAGGTCTCCAGTTTGCAGGAGCGGTATTTAGCAACATAAGCCACGACCATCTGGACTATCATAAGACTTTCAAGAACTACATAGACGCCAAGAAAAAACTATTTGACGAACTTCCTAAAACTGCCTTTGCCCTATCGAACATAGACGATAAGCGAGGCAGCTACGTGTTGCAAAACTGCAAGGCAAAAAAGTTGACCTACGCCCTTCGCTCTATGGCAGATTTTAAGGCTAGGCTACTTGAAAACACCTTCGACGGCTTGCAACTAGAGCTGGACGGGCAGCAAATATGGTTTAGGCTCACAGGCGGTTTCAACGCCTACAACCTGTTGGCAAGTTATGCGGTGGCAGTTTCTTTGGGTGAAAACAAGGAAAAAGTGCTTACTGCTCTTAGCGATGTTCAACCAGCACGTGGCAGGTTCGAACAATTGGTTTCAGAGAATAATATAAGAGCGATTGTGGACTATGCCCACACGCCCGATGCACTAGAAAATGTATTGGAAACTATTGCCGAAATCAACCAGGGAAAAAGTACAGTAATCACCGTAGTGGGCTGTGGAGGAAATCGAGACAAGGAAAAACGGCCAAAAATGGCTGCGATAGCGGCGAGATTAAGCAACCGTGTCATCCTTACTTCCGACAACCCTAGGAACGAAGAACCCGAGCAAATCATCCGAGAGATGGAAGCTGGGATTTCGGAAGAAAAACAAGCCTCTACCCTATCCATTACCGATAGGAAGCAAGCAATTACAAAAGCCGTGGAGCTTGCCCAAACTGAAGACGTAGTGCTAGTAGCCGGCAAAGGACACGAAACATACCAAGAAATTAAGGGAGAGCGATTCCCTTTCGACGATAAAGAAATTATTACCGAATTATTCAAAACTAAAACCTCAAACTCATAACCGTTGCTTTACTATTTATTCACATATCTGAAAGAAGCTTACGACCTGCCAGGCGCTGGATTGTTCCAATACATATCCTTCCGAGCGCTCATGGTAGCAGCCTCTTCCCTCCTTTTTGCCACCATTTTTGGTAAAAAGATCATTCGGATTTTGCTGAGGCAGCAAGTGGGCGAAACGGTAAGGGATTTGGGCTTGCAAGGGCAAAAAGAAAAAGAAGGCACACCTACTATGGGTGGGCTTATCATCATTGGCTCTATCGTTATCCCGATGTTGCTTTTCTCTAGGCTCACAAACATTTACATCATTTTGCTGCTTACAGCAACAATTTGGATGGGCGTAATCGGCTTCATTGACGATTATATCAAGATTTTCAAAAAGAACAAACAAGGGCTAAAAGGCAAATTCAAGGTAGCCGGACAGATCACTTTAGGGTTAATCATCGGCCTAACGCTTTACTTGCACGAGGATGTGACCATCCGTGAAAAAAACGAGAGCGTGACGAGGGCAAACGTGGAAGAGGTAATAGCCAAAGAGTCATATACAAATGTGAAATCGACCAAAACGACGATTCCTTTTGTAAAAAACAATGAGCTGGACTACAACAATATAGTTCCTGCCGACTGGATGACGCCCATTATGTATGTGCTCATCGTGATCTTTATAGTGACAGCGGTTTCGAACGGGGCTAACATCACCGATGGAATAGACGGCTTGGCAGCAGGAACTTCTGCCATCATCGGCACTACGCTGGCAATCTTAGCCTACGTGTCGGGAAACATGATTTTCGCAGATTACCTCAATATCATGTACATCCCTTTCACAGGCGAAGTGGTGATATTCTGCATGGCTTTCGTGGGGGCTTGCATCGGTTTTTTGTGGTACAACTCCTACCCAGCCCAAGTTTTTATGGGCGATACGGGAAGCTTGGCTTTGGGATCGTCCATTGCGGTTGTAGCGCTTATTTTAAGAAAAGAATTATTGATTCCGTTCATCTGTGGAATTTTCCTCATCGAAAACCTTTCGGTGATTTTGCAAGTGAGCTATTTCAAATACACAAAGAAAAAATACGGTGAAGGAAGGAGAATCTTTTTGATGTCGCCTTTGCACCATCATTACCAAAAGAAAAAAATACACGAATCGAAAATAGTTACACGGTTTTGGATTGTGGGAATTTTGATGGCCATAGCCACCCTCGCAACACTCAAGATCAGATAAAGATAATTGCCAATAGATTAATGACTACGTAGGAAAATGGCGCAAAAAATAATCATACTCGGTGCAGGAGAAAGCGGCGTAGGTGCAGCTTTACTCGCTAAGCAAAAAGGTTTCGAAGTGAAAGTTTCGGACAAGGGTATGATTGCGCCTCATTTTAAAAAAGAGCTTTCGGAAAACCTGATTGAATTTGAAGAAGGCGGGCATAGCGATGATCTGCTCACGGATGTGACCGAGATTATCAAAAGCCCCGGCATTCCAGATAGGGTCCCGATAATAAAAGAAGCTAAAAAACTAGGGATTCAGGTAAGCTCGGAAATCGAATTTGCCAGCAGGTTTACCACTGCAAAAATTGTAGCCATTACGGGTACAAATGGCAAAACGACCACTACCCTACTCACGCACCACTTGCTACAAGAAGCAGGGTTGGACGTGGAAGTTGCAGGAAATATTGGAGAAAGCTTTGCCCGAAAAGTGGCTGAAAAAGACCATGATTATTTCGTATTGGAAATCAGCAGTTTCCAATTGGACGATATCCATTATTTCAAGCCATCGGTGGCCATCTTGCTGAACATCACCCCTGACCACTTGGACAGGTACGACAACAGCATGGAAAAATACGCTGCTGCAAAGTTTAGGATGATTGAAAATATGCGCCCTGGCGACTTGTTCATCTACAATGCCGACGATGAACACATTGCCAAGGAAATAAATAAAAGAGAAACGAACATCTGGACGGCAACTTTTTCGGAAGCAAACTCCAGAGGAAACGCCCTTCATATCCCAAGGTTTTACAGCCCTGCGATAGATGAGCCAGAAGAACTAGCAAACGAGCAGCTGATATTTGATGGGCTGCCGCTAAGAGGGGCGCACAATGCCATGAACATGAGCGCTGCAATCATAGCTGCCTTGCGGGTTGGTTGCGATAAAGAAGCGATTGAGAAAGGGTTAAAAACTTTCAAAAATGCAGCTCACAGGCTAGAAGTAGTTGCCAAGATCAATGGAATCACGTTCATAAACGATTCGAAAGCGACCAATGTAGATGCAACTTCATACGCACTAGACGCATTTGAAACGCCTATTATTTGGATAGCGGGCGGAACGGACAAGGGCAACGACTATGAGCAGATATTGCACAAGGTGAACCAAAACGTGAAGGGAATTATCTGCCTTGGTGTGGATAACGAGAAATTGCTCAGGACCTTCGGCGAAATGGTAAGCTACGTAGCCGAAACACAAGATGTGAACAAGGCGGTGATGAAAGCATATCACTTGGCAGATTCGGGAGATATTGTACTGCTTTCCCCTGCATGTGCCAGTTTCGATCTTTTTAAAAACTATGAAGACCGAGGCGACCAGTTTAAAAAAGCAGTTCACGAACAACTAGGGAAACTAGATACACAAGGAGATTATTCCTTAGATGATAGAGGATAAAAATGTAGCTCGACTTTCTAGGTCGATAAAAATAAAATAAAAAAATCATGAGTAGTACTATACAAGAACACAGCATTTACAAGTACTTCCAAGGTGACAAAATCATTTGGTCAATAGCCATTGGCTTGTCCCTGCTCAGTATTTTGGTGGTTTACAGCGCTACGGGGCAACTGGCCTACCGAAGCGCAGGCGGAGATACGGAACACTTCCTCATGAAACATACCGTGTTGGTACTCTTGGCTTTTGGGGCTATGTACATCTGCCACAAAATCGACTATGTGTACTATTCAAGAATTTCGAGGATAGCCCTTTTGGCTAGTGTGCCGCTACTTATTTTCTCTTGGCAATACGGTAGCAATATCAACCAAGCATCGAGATGGATCATTATCCCATTCATCGATTATTCGTTCCAGCCTTCCGACCTTGCAAAACTGGCTTTGATTGCAAACGTAGCCAGTATGTTGTCGAAAAGACAAATGAGTATCAAGGAATTCCAAAGAGCTATTGTTCCCGTACTTTTCTGGTGCGGAATCATCTGCGGGCTCATCGGGATGACTGACTGGTCGAGCGCAGCCTTGCTTTTTGCAACTTGTAGCTTGCTCCTTTTCATCGGTCGTGTGCCCCTTAAATATTTGGGAATGCTGTTCCTCATCGGGTTTGTAGCCGGCTATTTCGCTTTCACTTTTGGGCAGAGGGGAAATACGGTACAAAGCAGGTTGGGCATGTACATGGAAGACGGTGATGTTCCTTTCCAAGCTGAGCAATCGTTCATTGCCGTAGCAACGGGAGGAGTAACAGGAAAAGGCCTAGGAAATAGCACACAAAGAAACTTTTTACCCCACCCCTATTCAGATTTCATCTTCGCCATTATAGTGGAAGAATATGGGCTGATAGGTGCGGTAGTGATCATCAGCGCATTTTTAATCTTGCTGTTCCGAGGGATGGTGATTGTGGGGAAAAGCGATCGAGCCTTTGGAGGGCTGCTGGTCGCCGGGCTCACGTTCAGCCTGGTAGTACAGGCATTTGTACACATGGCCGTAGTAGTGGGAATTTTACCTATTACGGGTTTGCCCTTGCCGCTTCTTAGCATGGGGGGAACATCCTTGCTATTTACGGGAATGGCCGTGGGCATGATCATCAGCGTGAGCAGAGCAGAGCTTTCGGAAGAAGAACTTTCAAAACGAAATGTGAGACGAAAATTCAGAAACCCCGCTCCAATTATCTAAGTATTCACTTGACTAATTCTATAAATAGAGTAACCAAATTTATCAAAACAGAATCCTAACAAATTCGACCAACAATTAAACCAAGTAATCCTTAAAACCAACTAATTATCATTATCAACTGATCAATCGCAAACTAATTTGCCAAACGAAAAAGACCATATCAAAGTAATCATCAGCGGAGGCGGCACCGGGGGGCATGTGTACCCTGCCATCGCTATTGCCAATGCGCTCAAAGAAAGAAATCCCAAAACGGAGATTCTTTTTGTGGGGGCAGAGGGCAAAATGGAGATGGAAAAAGTGCCACTAGCTGGCTACGAGATCATTGGTTTGTGGATAAGCGGACTCCAACGTAGGCTTACGTGGAAGAATTTGCTTTTCCCCATCAAGCTTATCAGCAGCTCTTTGAAGTCGAGGCAGATTATCAGAAAATTCAAACCCGATGTAGCGGTTGGCGTAGGTGGTTACGCCAGCAGCACCATCGTGAAAGCAGCTCAGGCTGCGGGCTTGCCCACCGTATTGCAAGAACAAAACGGCTACGCAGGACTCACTAACAAATTACTATCTAAAAATGCCAAAAAGATTTGTGTGGCATACCCAGGCATGGAAACCTATTTTCCGAAAGAGAAAATAGTACAAACGGGAAACCCTGTAAGGCAAGACATTGTGGACTTGGAAAAATACCGTGAGGAAGCTTTCAAACACTTTGGGCTTGACCCCAACACAAAAACACTTTTGGTTCTGGGCGGAAGCCTAGGGGCGAGAACCATCAACAACAGCCTGAAAGCTGGCGTGGAACTTATCTTGGCGGCAGGTTACCAAGTAATCTGGCAAACGGGGAAATTTTACATAGAAGAAATAAGGGCAGTTTTTGATGAGAAAAAATTGAAAGGACTCTATTTCAACGATTTTCTCAACCAAATGAACTTGGCGTATGCTTGCGCCGATGTGGTGGTTTCCAGAGCGGGAGCTTTGAGCATTTCGGAGCTTTGCCTCACGGGAAAACCCAGCATTTTGGTTCCTTCGCCAAATGTGGCAGAAGACCATCAGACCAAAAACGCCATGGCTTTGGTAAACGAAGGCGCAGCCATTTTGGTGAAAGATGTAGAAGCAAACAAAAAGTTGATTGGCGAGACCATCGACTTACTCAAAAACGAAGATAAACAAGCTCAGCTGAGCATTGAAATAAAAAAATTGGCAAGACCTAATGCAGCGCAAGACATTGCGGCAATAGTAGAAGAACTTGCAAACAAAAATGGATACGCGACTCCAACATATCGACAGCGTGTATTTCATCGGGATAGGTGGAATTGGCATGAGCGCACTGGCGAGGTGGTTCAAGCACGAGGGCAGACTAGTAGCAGGTTACGACAAAACCTCTACCCCACTTACCCAAGCTCTGGAGCAAGAGGGAATAACTGTTCACTACACAGACGATGTAGCGCTTATTCCGGAAGAAATAAAAGCTAAAAAGGACAGCTCGTTGGTGATTTTCACCCCTGCTATCCCAGCTTCGCACAGCGAGAAAAAATACTTGGAAGCAGAAGGCTTCCAATTGGTAAAAAGATCGGAAGTATTGGGCATGATCACGGCAGCACATTTCAATGTGGGCGTGGCAGGTACACATGGAAAAACGACCACTTCGTCGATGCTTTCATGGTTGCTTCATGGTTGCGAAAAGCCCTGTACGGCATTTGTGGGTGGAATTGTCAACAATTTCAATTCCAACTTACTGCTAAGCAAAGCACCAGTAGAAGAAACCATTGCCGTTGCCGAAGCTGACGAATACGACCGCTCGTTTTTAAGGCTTTCGCCAGATATGGCCATCATTACGGCAGTAGATGCCGACCATTTGGATATCTACGGCGATGCCAACAACATGAGCGCAGGCTTTGAAGAGTTTGCTGGCAAGATCAGGAAAAATGGAAAGCTTTTTTTACAAGCCGACATCGAACTTTCAACTCCTGCTCTAGCCCAAAATCAAGTCCAAACGATCAGTTTTGGAATTGACCAAGGCGATTATAAAGCGGAAAATATACGAGCAGAAGGCATTAGCTTCATTTTCGATTTGGTGTACCCAAAAGGAAAAATTGAAGACCTGACCTTGAACATGCCGGGCTTCCATAATGTGGAAAATGCCACGGCAGCAATGGCAGTCTGCCTTGAATTGGGCATCGCACCTGAACTAGTAAAAACTGCTTTGGGCAAGTACAGAGGGGTAAAAAGAAGGTTCGATATTTTGCTGTATAGCGAAAAGGCGGTGTACATAGATGATTATGCCCACCACCCTACCGAGATTACGGCATTTATAAAATCGGTGAAAGCGCTTTTCCCCAACAAAAAGCTGACAGTGGTTTTTCAGCCGCATTTGTTCAGCCGCACTAGGGACTTTGCCGAAGGGTTTTCGGAGAGCCTTTCACTGGCTGACAGCGTGATTTTGTTGCCAATTTACCCTGCAAGGGAATTGCCGATAGAAGGGATTACCAGCGAGATGTTGCTAGAAAACATCAGTATTGAAGATAAGAAATTGGTGGAAGACGAGGACCTGCTCAGCGAGATAGAAAATAGGAAGCCAGAACTTTTGGCAACCATTGGAGCTGGAGATATAGATCGCTTCCCAATAAAGATAGCAGATTATTTAAGCACCTATAAGGTATAAAAGCCATGATGCAGAAACTAAAAAAATTATCGGTTAGACAAGTGCTTTTTAGCATCAGTGTAGTACTGATCCTCACGGGCTTTATAGTGGTGGACTTCAGCAAGGCCAAGGATGAAAACATCGTCATCAACATAGATGAAAAGAATGGGTACTACTTTGTGACCAAAGACGATGTGGTAAGGCTTATTGACGAAATCAAATTTGAACACCCGACAGCATCGAGGCTCAACCGAATAGAGCTTAAAAGCATTGAGGAAAAATTAAAATCCATTGATTTTGTACTTGATGCACAGGTTTCGAGGGACTTGAAAGGAAACTTGATCATCAATATAGAGCAAGATCAGCCCATTGCCCGCCTAATAGGCAACAACGGCGACGGGGGCTACATCAGCCGTGACCGTGATTTGCTCAACCTTTCGGATGGGTATGCGGCAAGGGTGATGCTGATAAGCGGAAGCGGGGCAGATAGCCTGCTGAAATCGGAATTTCTCCACTCTGAACAAGGAAAAGAGCTTTGTGAATTTGTGGAATACATAAACAGCGAGCCCTTTTGGAGAGCAATGGTCACCCAACTGGATTTGGATAGCGATATGGACATCACCATCTATCCGCAGATCGGGAAGCAGCGCTTTGAGTTTGGGAAGTCAGAAGGCTACCTCAAAAAGCTAAAAAAAATGCAGACTTTCTACGATGAGATAGTCCCTAAAAAAGGCTGGGGCGAATACAAAGTGGTGAAGTTGCAGTACGAAGGCCAGATCGTCTGTAAATAATTGACGACAAAGTTGAAAAGTTTTCGAGGGGAAACCCTTGAATCAAAGATAATTAACATTAACTATTAACCGATACACTTATGCAAGGTGACAAAACAAGGATTGTAGTAGGGCTTGACATCGGCACAACGAAGATTTGTGCGATAGTCGGTCAGATGAATGAATTCGGAAAGTTGGAAGTTTTAGGCTTGGGAAAAGCGATTTCTGACGGTGTAAAAGAAGGCACTGTTCGAAACATCGGCAAGACCGTGCATGGCATTTTGGCTGCCGTAAAAGAAGCGGAGGAAACTTCAAAAATCAACATCAATGTGGTGAATGCTGGAATTGCTGGGAAGCACATCAAAAGCACAGAGCACCACGGCAGCTTCACGCGCAAGTCGAACGATGACGAGATCACTTCGGAAGATGTGAACAAGCTCACCAACGACATGTACAGGATAGTGACCGAGCCTGGTTCGGAAATCATCCACGTGATGCCGCAGCATTACACAGTTGATTATGAGGAAAACATCAAAGATCCCGTTGGGATGTCTGGTGTGAAGCTAGAAGCTGATTTCCACATTATTACCGCTCAGACCAACTCTATCCGCAACATTAAAAAATGTGTGGAAAGAGCCGACATCGAGATTGAGGACATGATCTTAGAACCACTTTCTTCGAGCTTGTCAGTATTGAGCGAGGAAGAAAAAGAAGCTGGTATCGCTTTGGTAGACATTGGAGGAGGTACTACGGACATCGCTGTGTTCCAAGACGGTATCATCCGACACACTGCCGTGATTCCTTTTGGTGGAAACATCATCACTTCGGACATTAAGCAAGGTTGTGCAGTGATGCAAAACCAAGCTGAGCAACTGAAAGTGCGCTTTGGAAGAGCTTTGGCAGAAGAAGCCAACGAAAACGAGGTGGTATCTATCCCAGGTTTGCGCAACAGGCCTCCAAAGGAAATTTCTATCAAAAACTTGGCTTACATTATTGAAGCCAGAATGGAAGAAATCATCGACTTAGTGATGCTGGAAATTGAGCGTTCGGGATACAAAAACCGCTTGGCTGGTGGTATCGTGATCACAGGAGGTGGCTCTATGCTCAAAAACTTGAAGCAACTCTTTGAGTACAAAACAGGCATGGACGCACGGATAGGCTATCCGAACGAGCACCTTGGCAAATGCGCTTTTGAAGAAGTGAAACACCCATTATATGCTACGGCTGTTGGATTGGTATTGGCTGGATTCCGCTCGGCTCGCGAACTAAGCGAGGAAGGCGTAACTGGTGGACTCCAATACAGAAGCAAGGCTAAACAAGCGGGAGGAGGAAACTTCATCAATACCATTTTGAAAAAAACCCGGGACTTGCTCATCGATGATTTCGATGATAAGGCCACGTATTAATATACTGGACTTGCGCCAGGATGCGTGAGCCGCACAATTATTTTCCCATAAAAAAAGATCTAAAATTTTCACTTTAAATAGTTAAGAAGATGGAAGAAATGAAATACGAATTTGCATCAAGAACGAATACAGAAGACGCAATTATAAAAGTATTTGGCGTAGGTGGCGGAGGCGGAAATGCCGTAAACCACATGTACCGCCAAGGAATCCAAGGAGTAGATTTTTATATCTGCAATACGGATATCCAAGCATTGGACAACAGCCCTATCCCAGAAAGCCAACGCATCCAGATTGGAGGTAAGCTAACTGAAGGCCTAGGCGCTGGAGCAAAGCCAGAAGTAGGCAAAAACGCTGCTGTCGAAAGCAAAGAAGAAATAAAAGAAGTATTGAAAAAGGGTACAAAAATGCTCTTTATCACTGCGGGTATGGGCGGTGGAACAGGAACTGGAGCAGCTCCTGTAATTGCCGAAGTAGCCAAAGAGTTGGATATCTTGACTGTGGCTATCGTAACCCGTCCGTTTAGCTTCGAGGGCAAGCCTAAAGCGAGAAGAGCGGAAGAGGGCATAGAAGAACTGAAAAAATACTGCGATACGGTATTGGTTATCCTCAACAACAAGTTGCAGGAAGTATACGGTAAAGTAACCATGAAAGAAGCTTTCGGTCAGGCGGATAATGTATTGACAAGAGGTGCCAAATCTATCGCCGAAATCATCACCGTTGCTGGTAATATCAACGTCGATTTTGAAGATGTGAAAACGGTAATGAAAAACTCTGGTGCTGCCGTAATGGGCTCTGCCACTACCGAAGGGGAAAACAGGGCGAGAAGAGCTGCCGAAGGCGCTATCACTTCTCCATTGCTCAACAATACCAACATTTTCGGGGCAAAATTTATCTTGCTCAGCATAGTAGTAGGCGATGAAGACAACTTCCAAATGGATGAGTTGGAAGAAATCACCGATTACATCCAAGAGCAAGCAGGTGACGATGCTGAAATCATCTTCGGACAGGCTACTGACCAGTCACTTGGGGATAGTATCAACGTAACCATCATCGCTACTGGTTTTGACGATGAAGAAAAAAGCACCGAGACCAAGGTTTATGACTTGGAAAGCAATAAAATTCAAAAAAAGATCAGGCTTGAATCAGAGGACTTTTTTGACAGGGAAGAAGAGGACGACGATATAGAAACCTTGCTTCAGAAAAAGAAGAATGCTGAAAAAATCGTTTTTGAACTCGATGGGGACTTTGAGCTTATAGAAGAAACCGAAGAGCAGAAAAAAAAAAGGTTAGAACATCAATATAAAATGCGCCAAGAGAAGCTTGAGGGCTTGCAGTCGATAGAAGACATGAGCAACGACGAAGTAAAGAAGAGGCAAGAAACTCCTGCTTATATGAGAAGAGGGGTGAAACTTTCGAACCTTCCCCACTCTGCTGAGCCAAATGTCTCTCGTTACAGCCTTGGCGAAAATGACGAAATCCTTGGAAACAATAAGTTTCTACACGATAATGTGGACTAACAAGTAGTTGGGCGCAAGCCCCCAACTTGTTTTGTTTCACACCTTGCAAACTTTAATTCATCATCTGGCAAAAGCCCGCATCTTTGGTGCGGGCTTTTTGTATACTGTAATTTCTTGTTACCACTTCCAACATTTCAGGTATTACATAAAAATCCTTATATTTCATCCTAATAACTCAAATCAATTTTACCTATAACCAACCAATGCAAGAACTCAGCCCTTACTGCAAAGCAGTCATTGACAAGAAAATTGGTCAAGTCCATGTCGATTACCATGATACCCAATATGGCTTTCCTATCCATTCCGACAACGAATTATTTGGAAGGCTAATTTTAGAAATAAACCAAGCAGGGCTTTCTTGGGACACCATCCTCAAAAAACAGGAGAATTTCCGAAAAGCCTATTCAGAATTTGACATAGCTATCATTGCCGCTTATGGCGAAGATGATATTGAACGCTTGAAAAACAATGCGGGAATTATTCGGAACAAACTCAAGATAAACGCTGCAATCTATAATGCCCAGCAGGTGCAAAAACTCCAAGCAGAATTCGGTTCTTTTGCCAAGTGGCTAGACCAGCATCATCCCAAAACAAGGGAGGAATGGGTAAAATTATTTAAGAAAACCTTCAAGTTTACGGGCGGAGAGATCACCAATGAATTCCTGATGAGCAGCGGCTACCTCGAAGGGGCGCATTCACCAAGCTGCCCCATTTACAAGAAAACCTTAGCCCACAATCCTAAGTGGGCGGAAAACAGCTAATTACCTCAACTCAGGAGCAAGCGACACCTGCCCTCGGTTGATGATCCCCATTGGCTTTCCTTTCAGCATTTTGCCAAGGAAAGGCGTATTCCTAGATTTCGATTTAATGTCCTGCTCTTTGAGCGACCAAAAAGCATTTTCATCAAAAATAGTGAGGCAAGCAGGTTGTCCTTCTGCTATTTCTACCGCATCTAGCTTCAAAAGCTTGCGAGGAGCGGTGGTAAATTTCTCCACCAACACCTCCAATGGAATGGAATCTGGGCGGTGGGTATTGAGTGCGGCAAAGGCCGTTTCCAAATTG
It encodes:
- the ftsZ gene encoding cell division protein FtsZ, with the protein product MEEMKYEFASRTNTEDAIIKVFGVGGGGGNAVNHMYRQGIQGVDFYICNTDIQALDNSPIPESQRIQIGGKLTEGLGAGAKPEVGKNAAVESKEEIKEVLKKGTKMLFITAGMGGGTGTGAAPVIAEVAKELDILTVAIVTRPFSFEGKPKARRAEEGIEELKKYCDTVLVILNNKLQEVYGKVTMKEAFGQADNVLTRGAKSIAEIITVAGNINVDFEDVKTVMKNSGAAVMGSATTEGENRARRAAEGAITSPLLNNTNIFGAKFILLSIVVGDEDNFQMDELEEITDYIQEQAGDDAEIIFGQATDQSLGDSINVTIIATGFDDEEKSTETKVYDLESNKIQKKIRLESEDFFDREEEDDDIETLLQKKKNAEKIVFELDGDFELIEETEEQKKKRLEHQYKMRQEKLEGLQSIEDMSNDEVKKRQETPAYMRRGVKLSNLPHSAEPNVSRYSLGENDEILGNNKFLHDNVD
- a CDS encoding DNA-3-methyladenine glycosylase I: MQELSPYCKAVIDKKIGQVHVDYHDTQYGFPIHSDNELFGRLILEINQAGLSWDTILKKQENFRKAYSEFDIAIIAAYGEDDIERLKNNAGIIRNKLKINAAIYNAQQVQKLQAEFGSFAKWLDQHHPKTREEWVKLFKKTFKFTGGEITNEFLMSSGYLEGAHSPSCPIYKKTLAHNPKWAENS